GACGCGAACGTGAAGCCGCGCGTCGTCATCATGGTCTCGAAGATCGGCCATTGCCTGAACGACCTGCTGTTCCGCTATCGCACCGGCCAGCTGCCGATCGAGATTCCGGCGATCATCTCGAATCACAAAGACTTCTATCAGCTCGCCGCGAGCTACAACATTCCGTTCCACCACTTCCCGCTGCTCGGCGGCACGGATGCCGACAAGGCCGCGCAGGAAGCGCGCGTGCTCGAAGTGGTGAACCGCGAAGGCGCCGATCTCGTGGTGCTCGCGCGCTATATGCAGATCCTCTCTCCACAGCTTTGCCGGGCGCTCGAAGGCCGCGCGATCAACATCCATCATTCGTTCCTGCCGAGCTTCAAGGGCGCGAAGCCGTACTACCAGGCATTCGACCGTGGCGTGAAGCTCATTGGCGCGACGGCGCATTACGTGACGTCCGATCTCGACGAAGGCCCGATCATCGAGCAGGAAGTGGAGCGCGTGGACCACAACATGACGCCGGACCAGCTCACCGCCATTGGCCGCGACGTGGAGTGCGTGACGCTCGCGCGCGCGGTGAAGTGGCACGTGGAGCATCGCATCGTGCTCAACGGGCACAAGACGGTCGTGTTCCGCTGATCTTTCTCCGATCGCGTGCGACACCATGCCGTAGCGTGTTTCATGACGCGCTACGGCTTTTCAAAATATTCTTGTTGCTTCACCGGCGCATTCGCATGCGCGCAGTTTTTTCCTGCACCCACTCCTTCCTCCCGGGACTACTCCTTAAGTGTTAGCGGCGCATCGTCGCGCACTCCCTGCGGAGAATAGTCCGC
The Paraburkholderia acidiphila genome window above contains:
- the purU gene encoding formyltetrahydrofolate deformylase, coding for MSTDHSFILKLSCADRPGIVHAVSGFLFDRGSNILDSAQFGDSHTGEFFMRVHFQQVGGDPGLDGLRSAFEPLAQEFGMRWELHDANVKPRVVIMVSKIGHCLNDLLFRYRTGQLPIEIPAIISNHKDFYQLAASYNIPFHHFPLLGGTDADKAAQEARVLEVVNREGADLVVLARYMQILSPQLCRALEGRAINIHHSFLPSFKGAKPYYQAFDRGVKLIGATAHYVTSDLDEGPIIEQEVERVDHNMTPDQLTAIGRDVECVTLARAVKWHVEHRIVLNGHKTVVFR